In Pseudoroseomonas cervicalis, the DNA window CCAGACCTTGGCCACCTGCGCCGCATCCGGCTTGCGGCGGTTGGAATGGTAGCCGACCACCCGCCCCTGCGCGTCGCGCGTCGGCGTGGCATGGGCGAAGACCCAGTAATGGTCGCCATCGGCGGCCATGTTCAGCACATAGCCGAAGAATTCCTCGCCACGCTCCAGCGTGTCCCAGAACAGCTTGAAGACGCAGCGCGGCATCTCCGGATGGCGGACGATGCTGTGCGGCTGGCCCAGGATCTCGGCCGCGCTGTATTTCGCGACGCGCAGGAAGACGTCATTCGCATAGACGATGCGACCCTTCAGGTCCGTCTTGCTGACGATAAGCTCCTCCTCGCCGAGCGGGGCTTCCCGGCCCGTCGGCGTGATCTTGGTCCTGGCCATATCCCGGATTCTGCCTGCTTTCCTGCCGCTTCCGGAGCTTAGGCTAAAAAATGTTAACCATTTCCTAGGCCGGTTTCGGCGCTCCCGGCGGCCGGGCTGGCGGCTGCCGCGAGCGCCGAACATAAGAGATTTCGCATAAAGCGCCCCGCGCGCCGGGTTTGACACCCGCCCCGGCCGCCGCCTAAGCACGCTGCGATGGTCCTCCCGAAGGGGAGGTGAAAAGGGAATGCGGTGCCGGCCCTGCTCCTCGGCGAGGAAGGTCCCAATCCGCGGCTGCCCCCGCAACTGTAGGCGGAGAGCGCCCCGCCACCCCGGCCACTGGGCACGCGCCTGGGAAGGCCGGCGGGGCGCGCCGGATCCGCGAGCCAGGAGACCTGCCATCACCCATCGGATCGTGCCACCGGGCGGGGTGCCCCGGCGGGCGGCGACGGGCCCGGGCGTCACGCTTCGGGCACCCTCGACCCGGGCGGGCCCGCGCCCCTCCGGGCGGTCGGCATCCCGTGCCTGCACGCGCCCCCCGGGGCGCCGGAGAGACGCATGGAGCCGGCCGCAGACACCCCCCAGGACACCGCGCCCGGCATCGCGCCGCCCTGCCTGATCCTCTGCACCACCTGCCGCGCCGGCCGCACTTTGGCCGAGGGCGAGGTGCCGCCGGGCCAGATCCTGTTCGACAGCCTGGCCGCGGCGCTGGCCGCGCATCCGGCGCCGCCCGTGACGCTGCGCGCGGCCAAATGCCTCTCGGTCTGCGCCCAGGGCTGCGCCGGCGCCATGACCCAGGCCGGCAAGTGGAGCTACCTGCTCGGCCGGCTGGACCAGGCGCCGCCGGCCGATCTGCTGGCCTATGCCGAGACCTATGCGGCGCATCCGACGGGGGCCGTGCTGCCCTCCCGCCGCCCCGAATCGCTGCGCGGCGCCGTGCTGGGCCGCCTTCCCTCCCTCACCGACGCCCCGCAGGAGAGTGCCGCATGAGCGCGCTTGAAAAGGTTCCCGCCACCATCGTCACCGGCTTCCTCGGCGCCGGGAAGACCACCCTGCTGCGCCATGTGATGAGCCGCGCCGGGGGCCGCCGCATCGCCATCATCGTCAATGAGTTCGGCAGCCTCGGCGTCGATGGCGAGACGCTGAAGGATTGCGGCATCCCCGGCTGCGAGGCGGAGAACATCGTCGAGCTGGCCAATGGCTGCCTCTGCTGCACCGTGGCCGATGATTTCATCCCGACCATCGAGGCGCTGCTCGGCCGGCCCAACCCGCCCGAGCACATCCTGATCGAGACCTCGGGCCTCGCGCTCCCCAAGCCGCTGATCAAGGCCTTCAACTGGCCCGCCATCCGCTCCCGCGTTACGGTCGATGGCGTGGTGACGGTGGTGGACAGCCCCGCCGCCGCCGAAGGCCGCTTCGCCGACGACCCGGAGGCGGTGGCCGCCCAGCGCGCGGCCGACCCCTCCCTCGACCACGACAACCCGCTGGCCGAGGTGTTCGAGGACCAGCTGAACGCCGCCGACATCGTCGTGCTGAACAAGGCCGATTTGCTGGATGAGGCCGCGCTCGCGGCGCTGCGCGCCGATCTCGCCCCGCGCCTGCCGCGCGCGGTGAAGCTGGTGCCGGCGAAGGAGGGCGCGCTGGACCCGGCCATCCTGCTCGGCCTGAACGCCGCCGCCGAGGAGGATCTCGACGCCCGCCCCTCGCACCACGATGCGGTGGATGGCGCGCATGAACACGACGATTTCGAGAGCTTCGTGCTGGTGCTGCCGGAATACGACTCGGCGGATGATCTGATGCGCCGCCTGCCGGAGGTCGCCGCGCGGCACGACATCCTGCGCATCAAGGGCTTCGTGCGGCTGAAGGGCAAGCCGATGCGCCTGGCCGTGCAGGGCGTCGGCCGCCGCTTCCGCCAGCATTTCGACCGGGCCTGGACGGATGACCGGGACGGGCATCTGGTCGTCATCGGGCAGACCGGGATGGATGTGGAAGCGATCGCGAAGGAGATTCTCGCCTAAGGTCTTCTTTTTCTGAAGAAAAAGAAGTTTTCTTTCAGGCTGCCGCCGTCTCCCGGAGAAGCGGGACGCCAAACTGAAAAAAGTTTTTTGGTTCTTTTTTCCAAAAAAGAACCTTCTGAAAGACCTGTCTCTTGCACCTCCTCGTCCGCGAAACCCGCAGCCTGGACGATGCCGAGCAGGCCGAGGATCTCGGCCATGCCCCGGCGGACCTCGTGCTGCTGTCCTTCAGCGACGCGGATCTCGGCGCGGCGGCGATGGGCTGGTCGCGGCTCGCGGAACCACGGCCCACGCTGCGGCTGGCCAATCTCGGCCGGCTGCGGCACCCGATGTCGGTGGACCTCTATGCCGAGGACACGCTGGCGCGTTCCCGCTGCGTGGTGATCCGCCTGCTGGGCGGGCTGGAATACTGGCGCTACGGGGCGGAGGAGGTCGCGGCGCTCTGCCGGCGGGAGGGCATCCCGCTGGCGCTCCTGCCCGGCGACGGGCGCGACGATGCCCGGCTCGCCGAACTCTCCACCGTGCCGCCCGCCATGCATGCCCGCATGGACGCGCTGCTGGCCGAGGGCGGGCCGGACAATCTGGCCGCCGCCCTGCGCCTGGCCGCGCACTGGGCCGGGCTCGGCGCCGATGACGGCACTCCGCCCATCCCCCTGCTGCTCTGCGGCGAGCACGGGCTGGGCGCGGAGGAGGCCGACCCGCAGGCGGTGATCGTCTTCTACCGCTCCCACCTGCTCTCCGGCGACATCGCGCCGATGCTGGAGCTGGCCACGGCGCTGCGGGCACGCGGGCTGCGGGTGCGCGGGCTCCATGTCGCCAGCCTGAAGGAGCCGGGCTCCGCCGCGCTGGTGCGGGAGCGGCTCTCGGCCTGGCGCCCGGCGGTGGTGCTGAACGCCACCGCCTTCGCCGCGCGGCAGGAGGGGGAGTCGCCGCTGGAGGCCGCCGGCGCCCCCATTCTGCAGGTGATGCTCTCCGGCGCGGCGCGGGAGGCCTGGGCGGCCTCGCCGCGCGGGCTGTCGCAGAGCGACCTCGCCATGCAGGTGGCGCTGCCGGAGCTGGATGGGCGGCTGCTGACCGCCGCCATCGGCTTCAAGGCCCCGGCCGAGCCCCTGCCGGGGCTGGAGCAATCCCGCACCCTGCTGGCGCCCGATGCCAGCGGCATCGCGCTCGCCGCCGACCGGGCGCTGGGCTGGGCGCGGCTCGCCGCCACCCCGCGCGCCGGGCGGCGGGTGGCGGTGCTGCTCTCCGACTATCCGGCGATGGGCGGGCAGGAAGGCCATGCGGTGGGGCTGGACAGCTTTGAAAGCCTCGCCGCCCTGCTCGGCGATCTGGCTTCCGCCGGCTACGACACCGGCGGCGCGACCGTCACGGCCGAAACCCTGGCCCAGGCCCTGACACGCGGCGCCCCCACCCCGCTGCTGTCCCTGGAAGACTACCGGGCGGCCTTCGCCACCCTGCCCGAGGCGCTGCGCCAATCGGTCACCACCGCCTGGGGCGACCCGGAAGACGACCCCACCTGCCAGGACGGCGCCTTCCACGCCCGCCATCTGGAACTGGGAAAAATCCTGATGGCGGTGCAGCCGGATCGCGGCGGGGCGCTGGACCGCTCGGCCGCCTATCACGACCCGGACACGCCGCCGCGCCATGGCTACATCGCCTTCTACCTGGCGCTGCGGCGCGGGGCGGATGCGCTGCTGCATCTCGGCACGCATGGCACGCTGGAATGGCTGCCGGGCAAGGCGGTGGCGCTGTCGGAGGCCTGCGCGCCCCGCGCCCTGCTGGGCGGGCTGCCGGTGGCCTACCCCTTCATCGTCAACAACCCGGGCGAGGCCGCGGTCGCCAAGCGCCGCCTGGGGGCCGTCACCATCGGCCATCTGACGCCGCCGCTGAAATCCGCCGGCCATCACGGCGCCGCGGCCGAGTTGGAAAAGCTGATCGACGAATACGCCGCCGCCGACGGGCTGGACCGCCGCCGCACCGCCCTGCTGCGCCGCGCCATCCTGGACCGCGCCGGGGAGGCCGGGCTGCTCGAGGAAGGCCATATCCCGCGCGACATCCCGGAGGAGGAGGCGCTCTCCCGCCTCGATGCCTGGCTGTGCGACGTGAAGGAGCTGCAGATCCGCGACGGGCTGCACATCTTCGGCCGCCCGCCGGCGCCGGAGCGCCGCGCTTTGCTGCTGGAGAATCTGGCCCGCGCCACGCCCGGCTTCGACCCGGCGCGGCTGGATGCCTGCGCGGCGGCCGAGCGGGATGCGCTGCTGGCGGCGCTGGACGGGCGCTTTGTCCCCCCCGGCCCCGCCGGCGCGCCGACGCGTGGCCGCGCCGATGTGCTGCCCACCGGGCGGAACCTGTACAGCATCGACCCGCGCGGCGTGCCCACGCGCTCCGCCCTGGCCCTGGCCGAGAAGGCCGCCGACGACCTGCTGCGCCGCCACCGGCAGGAGCAGGGCGACTGGCCGCGCCATCTGATGCTCGACCTCTGGGGCAGCGCCACGCTGCGCACGGGGGGGGAGGATCTGGCGCTTGCTTTACTGTTGATGGGCGCGCGGCCGGTGTGGGACGCGGCCTCGGCCCGCGTCACGGGGGTCGAGATCATCCCGCTGGCGCTGCTGGACCGGCCGCGCGTCGATGTCACGCTGCGCATCTCCGGCCTGTTCCGCGACGCCTTCCCGGCGCAGATCGCGCTGTTCGACGAGGCGGTGCGCGCCATCGCCGCGCGGGACGAGGCGCCGGAATGGAACGCGCTGGCCGCCAGCGCGGCGGGGCTGGAGGGCGCCGCGCTGCGCCAGGCCACCGCCCGCATCTTCGGCGCCGCCCCCGGCGCCTATGGCACGGGGCTGGAGGAGATCCTGACCAAGGGCGCCTGGGCGCGGAGGGAGGATCTCGGCCATGCCTGGATCGCCGGCTCGGCCGCCGCCTATGGCCAGGGGCTGGAGGGCGTCGCGGCGCCCGAGGCGCTGCGCGACCGGCTGGCCCTGGCCGAGGCCTTCCTGCACAGCCAGGACCATGACGGCACCGACCTGCTGGACAGCCCCGAGGTCGCCGCCCATGCCGGCGGTTTCGCCGCCGCCGCCGCGCTGCTCGGCGCCAGCCCCGCCCTCTATCACGCCGACACCAGCCGCCCCGGCGAGCCGCGCCTGCGCAGCGTGGCGGAGGAGGTGGCGCGCGTGTTGCGCGGCCGCGCCGCCAACCCGGCCTGGATCGCCGGCATGATGCGCCATGGCCGCCGCGGCGCCGCCGAGATCGCCCGCGCGGTGGAGGCGCTGCACGGCTTCGCCGCCACCCTGCCCACCCGCTTCGACCGGCAGTTCGATTTGCTGCACGCGGCGACGCTGGGCGACGAGGCGGTCCTGTCCTTCCTGGCCGAGCACAATCCGGAGGCGCTGGCGGCGCTGCGGGCGCGCTTCGCCGAGGCCCGCGAGAGGGGGCTGTGGCATGCGCGGCGGAATGATGTTTAGTTTTCTCTCGTTCTTTTTTGAAAAAAAGAACCAAAAAACTTCTGTCAGTTTGGCGTCCCGCTGTGACGGGAGACGGCGGCAGCCTGAAAAAAGTCTTTTGCTTCTTTTCTTCAGAAAAGAAGATCTTCCTGAAAAGGCTCCCTTCTCATGTCATCCGTGAAGGGCTGGTGCCCCACCCTCCACGCCCCGATGGACACGGGCGATGGCGTGCTGCTGCGGGTGAAGCCCTTTGGCGGGCGGCTGAGCGTGGCGCAGGCGCGCGCCCTGGCGGCCATCGCCCCCGGCGCCATCGAGCTGACCAACCGTGCCAACCTGCAATTGCGCGGCGCCAGCGCGGAGGGCGCCCCGGCGCTGGCCCAGGCGCTGGTCGCCGCCGGGCTGGCCGATGCCGATCCGGGGCG includes these proteins:
- the cobW gene encoding cobalamin biosynthesis protein CobW — protein: MSALEKVPATIVTGFLGAGKTTLLRHVMSRAGGRRIAIIVNEFGSLGVDGETLKDCGIPGCEAENIVELANGCLCCTVADDFIPTIEALLGRPNPPEHILIETSGLALPKPLIKAFNWPAIRSRVTVDGVVTVVDSPAAAEGRFADDPEAVAAQRAADPSLDHDNPLAEVFEDQLNAADIVVLNKADLLDEAALAALRADLAPRLPRAVKLVPAKEGALDPAILLGLNAAAEEDLDARPSHHDAVDGAHEHDDFESFVLVLPEYDSADDLMRRLPEVAARHDILRIKGFVRLKGKPMRLAVQGVGRRFRQHFDRAWTDDRDGHLVVIGQTGMDVEAIAKEILA
- the cobN gene encoding cobaltochelatase subunit CobN; the encoded protein is MHLLVRETRSLDDAEQAEDLGHAPADLVLLSFSDADLGAAAMGWSRLAEPRPTLRLANLGRLRHPMSVDLYAEDTLARSRCVVIRLLGGLEYWRYGAEEVAALCRREGIPLALLPGDGRDDARLAELSTVPPAMHARMDALLAEGGPDNLAAALRLAAHWAGLGADDGTPPIPLLLCGEHGLGAEEADPQAVIVFYRSHLLSGDIAPMLELATALRARGLRVRGLHVASLKEPGSAALVRERLSAWRPAVVLNATAFAARQEGESPLEAAGAPILQVMLSGAAREAWAASPRGLSQSDLAMQVALPELDGRLLTAAIGFKAPAEPLPGLEQSRTLLAPDASGIALAADRALGWARLAATPRAGRRVAVLLSDYPAMGGQEGHAVGLDSFESLAALLGDLASAGYDTGGATVTAETLAQALTRGAPTPLLSLEDYRAAFATLPEALRQSVTTAWGDPEDDPTCQDGAFHARHLELGKILMAVQPDRGGALDRSAAYHDPDTPPRHGYIAFYLALRRGADALLHLGTHGTLEWLPGKAVALSEACAPRALLGGLPVAYPFIVNNPGEAAVAKRRLGAVTIGHLTPPLKSAGHHGAAAELEKLIDEYAAADGLDRRRTALLRRAILDRAGEAGLLEEGHIPRDIPEEEALSRLDAWLCDVKELQIRDGLHIFGRPPAPERRALLLENLARATPGFDPARLDACAAAERDALLAALDGRFVPPGPAGAPTRGRADVLPTGRNLYSIDPRGVPTRSALALAEKAADDLLRRHRQEQGDWPRHLMLDLWGSATLRTGGEDLALALLLMGARPVWDAASARVTGVEIIPLALLDRPRVDVTLRISGLFRDAFPAQIALFDEAVRAIAARDEAPEWNALAASAAGLEGAALRQATARIFGAAPGAYGTGLEEILTKGAWARREDLGHAWIAGSAAAYGQGLEGVAAPEALRDRLALAEAFLHSQDHDGTDLLDSPEVAAHAGGFAAAAALLGASPALYHADTSRPGEPRLRSVAEEVARVLRGRAANPAWIAGMMRHGRRGAAEIARAVEALHGFAATLPTRFDRQFDLLHAATLGDEAVLSFLAEHNPEALAALRARFAEARERGLWHARRNDV
- a CDS encoding DUF1636 domain-containing protein, which encodes MEPAADTPQDTAPGIAPPCLILCTTCRAGRTLAEGEVPPGQILFDSLAAALAAHPAPPVTLRAAKCLSVCAQGCAGAMTQAGKWSYLLGRLDQAPPADLLAYAETYAAHPTGAVLPSRRPESLRGAVLGRLPSLTDAPQESAA
- a CDS encoding PAS domain-containing protein translates to MARTKITPTGREAPLGEEELIVSKTDLKGRIVYANDVFLRVAKYSAAEILGQPHSIVRHPEMPRCVFKLFWDTLERGEEFFGYVLNMAADGDHYWVFAHATPTRDAQGRVVGYHSNRRKPDAAQVAKVWPVYQQLLRIEQAAADRKQGMQQGTTALQELLAKQGTSYERFVFSL